The proteins below are encoded in one region of Helianthus annuus cultivar XRQ/B chromosome 2, HanXRQr2.0-SUNRISE, whole genome shotgun sequence:
- the LOC110922266 gene encoding BAG family molecular chaperone regulator 1: protein MLGVKSRNLGTVPVTTTRGAATTGSGGREVGMAAWDLRPCGMLVQKRNSDVHQNKTIVPTIRVKVKYGSSYHEVHIKSQATFGELKKMLAGPTGLNPLDQKLVYKDKERDSKTYLDAAGVTDGSRMLLFIDILTQEKRVLENVKTAKIDKASTQLLEISSEIDKLVKQVGNLEIEIYGGKKVVEKALLNLIELLMSQLIKLDGIVADGDVKLQRRMQVKRVQKYIEFLDMLKIRNSKIASNGNECNVRAPLQRLNKISFE from the exons ATGCTAGGTGTTAAATCAAGAAATCTTGGAACAGTTCCGGTGACGACGACACGTGGAGCGGCCACCACGGGTAGTGGTGGTAGGGAGGTGGGTATGGCTGCTTGGGATCTCAGGCCATGTGGAATGCTGGTGCAGAAGAGGAATTCAGATGTTCATCAAAATAAAACCATAGTTCCCACCATTAGAGTCAAAGTCAAATATGGTTCATCCTATCATGAAGTCCACATTAAATCACAAGCAACATTTG GTGAGTTGAAGAAAATGTTAGCTGGGCCAACGGGATTGAACCCTTTGGATCAAAAACTAGTATACAAAGACAAAGAAAGAGACTCAAAAACATATTTGGATGCAGCTGGAGTCACAGATGGGTCAAGAATGTTATTGTTTATCGATATACTGACTCAAGAAAAAAGGGTTCTCGAGAATGTTAAAACTGCGAAAATTGACAAAGCTAGCACACAGTTACTCGAGATCAGTTCAGAAATCGATAAGCTTGTTAAACAG GTTGGTAATTTGGAAATAGAGATTTATGGTGGAAAGAAAGTGGTGGAAAAAGCCTTGTTGAATTTGATCGAGTTGTTGATGTCCCAATTGATCAAACTGGATGGAATTGTGGCAGATGGTGATGTGAAGTTGCAGAGGAGAATGCAG GTAAAAAGAGTGCAGAAATATATAGAGTTTCTTGATATGTTGAAGATTCGAAATTCCAAGATCGCAAGCAATGGTAACGAGTGTAATGTACGAGCCCCACTGCAACGCTTGAATAAGATCTCGTTCGAGTAA